The Schistocerca nitens isolate TAMUIC-IGC-003100 unplaced genomic scaffold, iqSchNite1.1 HiC_scaffold_376, whole genome shotgun sequence genome window below encodes:
- the LOC126229615 gene encoding inactive selenide, water dikinase-like protein, translated as MAELQGPAVSQDALSVAQLELGGNPNAFALRRPFDPVAHELDATFRLTRFADLKGUGCKAPQEVLWKLLEGLQQDDNNAQDEHAHFMHMHIPRIGIGMDSSVTPLRHGGLCLVQTTDFFYPLVDDPYMMGKIACANVLSDLYAMGVTECDNMLMLLGVSTKMTEKERDVVIPLIMRGFKDSAWEAGTTVTGGQTVVNPWCTIGGVATSVCQPNEYIVPDNAVVGDVLVLTKPLGTQVAVNAHQWLEQPERWNRIKLVVSEDDVRKAYQRSMDSMARLNRIAARLMHKYNAHGATDVTGFGLLGHAQNLARHQKNEVSFVIHNLPVIAKMAAVAKACGNMFQLLQGHSPETSGGLLICLPREQAAAYCKDIEKQEGYQAWIIGIVEKGNRSARIIDKPRIIEVPAKEKDGELW; from the coding sequence ATGGCAGAACTTCAGGGGCCAGCAGTGTCGCAAGATGCGTTATCCGTAGCACAGTTGGAGTTAGGAGGTAATCCAAACGCATTTGCATTAAGGAGGCCTTTTGATCCTGTTGCACATGAGTTAGACGCTACTTTCCGTCTGACGCGTTTTGCTGATCTGAAAGGATGAGGGTGTAAAGCTCCTCAGGAGGTTCTGTGGAAACTCCTCGAGGGGCTCCAGCAAGACGATAACAATGCACAGGATGAACATGCACACTTCATGCATATGCATATTCCTCGTATTGGAATTGGTATGGATTCCTCCGTGACTCCACTGAGGCATGGAGGGCTGTGTCTTGTGCAAACAACAGATTTCTTTTATCCATTAGTTGATGATCCCTACATGATGGGTAAGATTGCTTGTGCCAATGTGTTGAGTGATCTTTACGCCATGGGTGTTACGGAATGCGACAACATGCTGATGTTACTTGGTGTGTCAACAAAAATGACTGAAAAGGAAAGGGATGTTGTTATTCCACTGATTATGAGAGGATTTAAGGATTCGGCGTGGGAGGCAGGCACCACCGTGACAGGAGGTCAAACTGTTGTGAATCCCTGGTGTACAATTGGAGGTGTAGCGACATCTGTGTGCCAACCAAATGAATATATTGTTCCTGATAATGCAGTTGTTGGAGATGTATTGGTTTTGACTAAGCCTTTAGGCACACAAGTAGCAGTTAATGCACATCAGTGGTTAGAGCAGCCAGAGAGATGGAACCGCATTAAACTTgttgtgtcagaggatgatgttaGAAAGGCCTATCAGAGATCGATGGATTCCATGGCAAGACTTAATCGTATAGCAGCTCGTTTGATGCACAAGTACAACGCACATGGTGCGACAGATGTTACAGGCTTTGGATTACTTGGTCACGCTCAAAATCTTGCTAGACATCAAAAGAATGAGGTGTCTTTTGTGATTCATAACTTACCAGTTATAGCTAAAATGGCAGCTGTTGCAAAAGCATGTGGTAATATGTTTCAACTTCTCCAAGGACATTCCCCTGAGACATCAGGGGGGTTGTTAATTTGCCTACCAAGAGAACAAGCAGCAGCATACTGTAAAGATATTGAGAAACAGGAAGGTTACCAGGCATGGATAATTGGCATAGTAGAGAAAGGGAACCGCTCTGCAAGAATAATTGACAAACCTCGTATCATTGAAGTTCCAGCAAAAGAAAAGGATGGAGAGTTGTGGTAA